One Halorientalis litorea DNA segment encodes these proteins:
- a CDS encoding heavy metal translocating P-type ATPase — translation MSTCTLCDLPTPDPPVTAGSVDGRFCCRGCLEVARTLDDPGETDPEQARDAVAGDGSRVDDADGEETFFAVEGMHCATCEAFVEGRATDDEGVLAAEASYPSDMVRVVYDPDTVAEDDLFDLLSGTGYRARPVEEDTRTETELSGRLLVGGFFGMMVMLWYVLFLYPAYFGVDSETLLLDVHGAAGAYLLGNAAVMSGVVLFYTGYPILRGAYVSLRAGQPNMDLLVALAATTAYVFSVATLLTGGVEVYFDISVVVVMAVTLGGYYETRVKERAAGHLTDLTEQRVGEARRRTPDGTEKVAVDDLSPGDELLVRPGERVPVDGHVVEGTAALDRSLVTGESVPERRSEGDEVVGGALVTDGALVVAAEGTESTLDRLLSRLWTIQSSRPGVQRLADRLATVFVPLVVVLALLAVAVHLALGATPTGALLTGLAVLVVSCPCALGLATPLAVASGVRSALNRGIVVTDGSVFETATETDVVAFDKTGTLTTGRMRVVETVRHDNGIAGDGGHAVTAPDPLARASAVEQFSDHPLADAVTDHTAPPDLPVTDFERHPGRGVSATVDGERVVVGTRELLAAEGLSIPATLRADYERAGDAGRVPALVGWDGRARALVVAADEPRPEWERVVSDLATERDVVVITGDDERAAERFRNHDAVSEVFAGVPPEAKAEVVQRLRGEGTVAMVGDGSNDAPALAAADIGIALESGTRLAADAADVVVTTDDLATVPSVFSITRAARRRIRQNLGWAFCYNAVALPLTMAGLINPLLAAVAMASSSLLVVGNSARSCGDAATERDNQDGQPVTTD, via the coding sequence ATGTCCACATGCACCCTCTGTGACCTGCCGACACCGGACCCACCGGTCACCGCCGGGTCCGTCGACGGCCGGTTCTGCTGTCGAGGGTGCCTCGAAGTAGCGCGTACGCTGGACGACCCCGGCGAGACCGACCCGGAACAGGCACGGGATGCCGTCGCCGGGGATGGGTCGCGAGTCGACGATGCCGACGGCGAAGAGACTTTTTTCGCCGTCGAGGGCATGCACTGTGCGACCTGTGAGGCGTTCGTCGAGGGGCGGGCGACGGACGACGAGGGTGTCCTCGCTGCCGAGGCGAGTTATCCCTCGGATATGGTCCGGGTCGTCTACGACCCCGACACCGTCGCCGAGGACGACCTGTTCGACTTGCTCTCGGGCACGGGCTACCGCGCACGCCCCGTCGAGGAAGACACCCGGACAGAGACGGAACTCTCCGGACGACTGCTGGTCGGGGGCTTCTTCGGCATGATGGTGATGCTGTGGTACGTGCTCTTCCTCTACCCTGCGTACTTCGGCGTGGACTCCGAGACGCTCCTGCTCGATGTCCACGGAGCCGCCGGTGCGTACCTACTCGGGAACGCCGCGGTCATGTCCGGCGTCGTGCTGTTCTACACCGGCTACCCGATTCTGCGGGGGGCCTACGTCAGCCTCCGGGCCGGACAACCGAACATGGACTTACTCGTCGCGCTGGCCGCGACGACGGCGTACGTCTTCAGCGTCGCGACGCTCCTGACCGGCGGGGTAGAGGTGTACTTCGACATCTCCGTCGTCGTCGTGATGGCCGTCACGCTCGGCGGCTACTACGAGACGCGCGTCAAGGAGCGTGCCGCCGGTCACCTCACGGACCTCACCGAACAACGGGTCGGCGAGGCACGGCGACGAACGCCCGACGGCACCGAGAAGGTGGCCGTCGACGACCTGTCGCCGGGCGACGAACTCCTCGTCAGGCCCGGCGAGCGCGTCCCCGTGGACGGGCACGTCGTCGAAGGGACGGCCGCCCTCGACCGCTCGCTCGTCACCGGCGAGTCCGTCCCGGAGCGGCGGAGTGAGGGCGACGAGGTAGTCGGCGGCGCGCTAGTCACGGACGGCGCGCTCGTCGTCGCCGCCGAGGGGACGGAGAGTACCCTCGACAGACTCCTCTCGCGGCTCTGGACAATCCAGAGTTCCCGGCCCGGCGTGCAGCGACTCGCCGACCGACTGGCCACCGTCTTCGTCCCGCTGGTCGTCGTCCTCGCCCTGCTCGCGGTCGCGGTTCACCTCGCACTCGGTGCGACGCCGACCGGCGCGTTGTTGACCGGGTTGGCCGTGCTGGTCGTCTCGTGCCCGTGCGCGCTGGGACTGGCCACACCGCTCGCCGTCGCCTCCGGCGTGCGGTCGGCACTGAACCGCGGCATCGTCGTCACCGACGGGTCGGTGTTCGAGACGGCCACCGAGACGGACGTGGTGGCGTTCGACAAGACGGGGACGCTCACCACGGGCCGCATGCGCGTCGTAGAGACGGTCAGACACGACAATGGCATCGCCGGCGACGGTGGCCACGCGGTCACGGCCCCGGACCCGCTGGCCCGTGCGAGTGCTGTCGAGCAGTTCTCGGACCACCCATTGGCCGACGCCGTGACCGACCACACCGCGCCGCCGGACCTGCCCGTGACCGACTTCGAACGCCACCCCGGACGGGGCGTGAGCGCGACTGTCGACGGAGAGCGTGTGGTCGTCGGCACGCGCGAACTGCTGGCGGCCGAGGGCCTGTCGATTCCGGCCACCCTGCGAGCGGACTACGAACGGGCCGGCGACGCTGGGCGCGTTCCGGCACTCGTCGGATGGGACGGCCGGGCACGCGCGCTAGTCGTCGCCGCCGACGAGCCACGACCCGAGTGGGAGCGTGTCGTGTCGGACCTCGCCACAGAACGCGACGTGGTCGTCATCACCGGCGACGACGAACGGGCCGCCGAACGGTTCCGGAACCACGACGCGGTATCGGAGGTGTTCGCGGGCGTCCCGCCGGAGGCGAAGGCCGAAGTCGTCCAGCGACTCCGCGGCGAGGGGACCGTCGCGATGGTCGGCGACGGGAGCAACGACGCACCGGCACTCGCGGCCGCAGACATCGGCATCGCACTGGAGAGTGGGACGCGACTAGCGGCCGACGCCGCCGACGTGGTGGTTACGACGGACGACTTGGCGACTGTGCCGTCGGTGTTCTCCATCACCCGGGCCGCCCGCCGCCGGATTCGACAGAACCTCGGCTGGGCCTTCTGCTACAACGCGGTGGCACTGCCGCTGACGATGGCCGGTCTCATCAACCCGCTGCTGGCCGCCGTCGCCATGGCGTCGAGCAGTTTGCTGGTCGTGGGCAACTCTGCCCGGTCGTGTGGCGACGCCGCCACGGAACGAGACAATCAAGACGGTCAGCCCGTAACTACCGACTAA
- a CDS encoding cytochrome c oxidase subunit II, translating to MEIHRFEKLWLGVGLVLIVGLIATVAYGAVGPGVAMMDDDGGTIDPETVADGNYEQANFKSPGVRQVGEDEYTAHVVARQFLFEPGTQEPIQVPAGSEVTFYVTSPDVVHGFSVVGTNVNTMVIPGQVAQFTTQFDESGEYGIVCHEYCGAAHHTMAGTIEVVPQSQFNSTMTVGE from the coding sequence ATGGAGATACACAGATTCGAGAAACTCTGGCTGGGCGTTGGACTGGTGCTCATCGTCGGTCTCATCGCGACCGTCGCGTACGGTGCAGTCGGACCGGGTGTAGCGATGATGGACGACGACGGCGGCACAATCGACCCCGAGACGGTGGCCGACGGAAACTACGAGCAGGCCAACTTCAAGTCGCCGGGTGTCAGACAAGTGGGCGAGGACGAGTACACCGCCCACGTCGTCGCACGACAGTTCCTCTTCGAACCGGGAACGCAGGAGCCGATACAGGTGCCGGCGGGGTCCGAAGTCACGTTCTACGTGACCAGCCCCGACGTGGTCCACGGCTTCTCGGTTGTGGGAACCAACGTGAACACGATGGTCATCCCCGGTCAGGTGGCCCAGTTCACGACCCAGTTCGACGAATCCGGGGAGTACGGCATCGTCTGTCACGAGTACTGTGGCGCGGCCCACCACACGATGGCCGGGACCATCGAGGTGGTGCCGCAGTCGCAGTTCAATAGCACGATGACGGTGGGTGAATGA
- a CDS encoding DEAD/DEAH box helicase: MDETIGWLRDRPYYEGQITHHEAIPGSAASFADLTLEPRLASALDDRGIDRLYGHQAAAVEAVRAGENVVLSTDTASGKSLAYTVPAFERAMDHTGCTLYVAPQVALINDQTETLADLAHGLGFGSRVDVAQYTGRQSKREKEQVRERQPTVLLTTPDMLHYGILPHAHRLWDWFVQRLETVVVDEVHEYRGVFGSQVSLVLRRLNRVCERFDASPQYVCCSATIGNPVDHAATVTGRPPSSFSAVTDDESATGPTHWLFWNPPAYDEGDGWHGGSRRKSSHTETKRLFVDLVARGLQTVVFTPSRQTAERYASDSADELRRRGERDTAESVTAYQAALTTDRREAVEAGLASGEIRGVWSTNALELGVDIGGLDAVLLDGYPGTRMAAHQQAGRAGRGTDPSLVVTVCGEDQLDQYFAANPEAFFSGAPEDAIADPSNGHLLPGHVLSAARETWLKPDDDRHFGDTFPEVVAELTEAGSLDRRETDAGIRWLHDGGGSPQHEMNLRTIDDRQVQLRERASGDTVADLPFGDALRDAHPGAIYHHQGRSYEVVDLDLTHGVADLSRTHADYYTTVLHDKEITVDRDRAETTMPGRDDAVLRLADVTMRKQITGYERRDASTGEPLGEFPLDLPETTLETTAFYFTVPAPVEAEMRASDGAFAGGIHAAEHATIAMMPAELLCDRRDIGGLSTPVHPHTGQSTIFVYDGYPGGVGLTERAYEDIGPLLSTTREMVAACGCADGCPACVQSPHCGNANDPLDKSLALHLLDAVGPD; encoded by the coding sequence GTGGACGAGACCATCGGCTGGCTCCGCGACCGACCGTACTACGAGGGCCAGATAACCCACCACGAGGCTATCCCGGGGAGCGCGGCGTCGTTCGCGGACCTGACACTCGAACCACGGCTCGCCTCGGCACTCGACGACCGGGGTATCGACCGGTTGTACGGGCACCAAGCCGCGGCCGTCGAGGCGGTCCGCGCGGGCGAGAACGTCGTGCTTTCGACCGACACGGCGAGCGGGAAGAGTCTCGCCTACACGGTCCCGGCGTTCGAGCGTGCGATGGACCACACGGGCTGTACGCTCTACGTCGCGCCACAGGTCGCGCTCATCAACGACCAGACGGAGACGCTCGCGGACCTCGCACACGGGTTGGGCTTCGGCAGTCGCGTCGACGTGGCCCAGTACACGGGTCGCCAGTCCAAGCGGGAGAAAGAGCAGGTCAGGGAGCGACAGCCGACCGTACTCCTGACGACGCCCGACATGCTCCACTACGGGATTTTGCCCCACGCACACCGACTGTGGGACTGGTTCGTCCAGCGGCTCGAAACCGTCGTCGTGGACGAGGTACACGAGTACCGCGGCGTGTTCGGGAGTCAGGTGTCGTTGGTCCTCCGGCGGCTGAACCGCGTCTGCGAGCGGTTCGACGCGTCGCCGCAGTACGTCTGTTGCTCGGCGACCATCGGGAACCCCGTCGACCACGCGGCGACGGTCACCGGACGGCCGCCGTCGTCGTTCTCGGCCGTCACCGACGACGAGAGCGCGACGGGGCCGACCCACTGGCTGTTCTGGAATCCACCGGCGTACGACGAGGGGGACGGGTGGCACGGCGGAAGCCGTCGCAAGTCCAGCCACACGGAGACCAAGCGGTTGTTCGTCGACCTCGTCGCTCGGGGACTCCAGACGGTCGTGTTCACGCCGTCGCGACAGACGGCCGAGCGGTACGCGAGCGACAGCGCGGACGAACTCCGGCGGCGGGGCGAGCGAGACACGGCCGAGAGCGTCACCGCGTATCAGGCCGCGCTGACGACCGACCGCCGCGAGGCGGTGGAGGCGGGTCTCGCGTCGGGCGAGATACGCGGCGTCTGGAGCACGAACGCGCTGGAACTCGGCGTGGACATCGGCGGCCTCGACGCCGTGCTGTTGGACGGGTACCCCGGCACGCGGATGGCGGCCCACCAACAGGCCGGGCGTGCCGGACGGGGAACCGACCCCAGTCTCGTCGTCACCGTCTGTGGCGAGGACCAACTCGACCAGTACTTCGCGGCCAACCCCGAGGCGTTCTTCTCCGGTGCCCCGGAGGACGCCATCGCGGACCCGAGCAACGGCCACCTCCTCCCCGGACACGTCCTGTCCGCGGCGCGCGAGACGTGGCTGAAACCCGACGACGACCGACACTTCGGCGACACGTTCCCGGAAGTCGTGGCGGAGTTGACCGAGGCAGGCTCGCTCGACCGCCGTGAGACGGACGCGGGCATCCGGTGGCTCCACGACGGGGGCGGCAGTCCCCAACACGAGATGAACCTGCGGACCATCGACGACCGGCAGGTGCAGTTGCGCGAGCGGGCGAGCGGCGACACCGTCGCCGACTTACCATTCGGCGACGCGCTCCGGGATGCCCACCCGGGCGCGATTTACCACCATCAGGGGCGGAGTTACGAGGTGGTCGACCTCGATTTGACACACGGGGTCGCTGACCTCTCGCGGACGCACGCCGACTACTACACGACGGTACTCCACGATAAGGAGATAACCGTGGACCGCGACCGGGCGGAGACGACGATGCCGGGGCGGGACGACGCCGTACTCCGGTTGGCGGACGTGACGATGCGCAAGCAGATAACGGGCTACGAGCGACGGGACGCGAGCACGGGGGAACCGCTCGGAGAGTTCCCGCTCGACCTGCCCGAGACGACGCTCGAGACGACGGCGTTCTACTTCACCGTCCCCGCCCCGGTCGAGGCCGAGATGCGTGCCAGCGACGGGGCGTTCGCGGGCGGCATCCACGCCGCCGAACACGCGACGATAGCGATGATGCCCGCCGAACTCCTCTGTGACCGGCGCGACATCGGCGGCCTCTCGACGCCCGTACACCCACACACTGGTCAGTCCACGATATTCGTCTACGACGGCTACCCGGGCGGTGTCGGATTGACCGAGCGGGCCTACGAGGACATCGGGCCGTTGCTCTCGACGACCCGCGAGATGGTCGCGGCGTGTGGCTGTGCGGACGGGTGTCCGGCCTGCGTCCAGTCCCCCCACTGCGGGAACGCGAACGACCCGCTGGACAAGTCGTTGGCCCTGCACCTCCTCGATGCGGTCGGTCCCGACTGA
- a CDS encoding b(o/a)3-type cytochrome-c oxidase subunit 1 has product MATIDDTATDTETGEEYATPPEERSAYLDRYPSAARIVRWCFLVAFGALGVGGLFGMIQALHRTGVFRGFVSSSDYYSVLTGHGVLLVLVFTTFFIAGLFTWAVTQSLEMDLPRPRLAVTWFSMILLGTVLAGTAILGGLVDQIPASADVLYTMYSPMQAHPIFYIGAALIIVGSWIAGANYFLMYRDWRAENAGERIPLQTFMVLTTFLMWYLATVGIAIEVVVFLIPWSLGLISEVNPLFTRTLFWYFGHPVVYFWLMPAYLIWYTILPKLSGGRLFSDPLARVVFVLFLLLSTPTGIHHQYVDPGIPEGFKFVAMTNTMFLLLPSLLTAFTVVASIEHGARQNGGGGLFGWLKNLPWDNPAFSGCTLAGLMFAAGGFSGMINAGMNINYLIHNTLWVPGHFHLTVGTASALTFMAITYWLLPQLTGKRIRNYTIASIQPYVWFIGMFLMSNAMHRAGLAGVPRRTAEPQYPSQGITFEGVVGGVSEMRLQIAIGGVLLTVSLAMFLYVIATTWLGPRSERIRVNGRIPKPLSSADDSPRVLDNMKLWIAIAVVLVLLTYGPPVASIVADGIFAGGSAPVPV; this is encoded by the coding sequence ATGGCAACGATAGACGATACTGCGACGGACACGGAGACTGGAGAAGAGTACGCGACGCCGCCCGAGGAACGGTCGGCGTATCTAGACCGCTACCCGAGTGCCGCCCGCATCGTGCGGTGGTGTTTCCTCGTGGCGTTCGGTGCCCTCGGCGTCGGCGGCCTGTTCGGGATGATACAGGCACTCCACCGGACGGGTGTCTTCCGCGGGTTCGTTAGCTCCTCGGACTACTACAGCGTCCTGACGGGCCACGGCGTCCTGCTCGTGCTCGTGTTCACCACGTTCTTCATCGCCGGCCTGTTCACGTGGGCGGTCACGCAGAGTCTGGAGATGGACCTCCCGCGGCCACGGCTGGCCGTGACGTGGTTCTCGATGATACTACTCGGCACGGTGCTCGCGGGGACGGCGATTCTTGGCGGCCTCGTCGACCAGATTCCCGCCTCTGCGGACGTCCTCTACACCATGTACTCGCCGATGCAGGCCCACCCCATCTTCTACATCGGGGCGGCACTCATCATCGTCGGGTCGTGGATTGCGGGCGCGAACTACTTCCTGATGTACCGCGACTGGCGGGCCGAAAACGCCGGTGAGCGGATTCCGCTGCAGACGTTCATGGTGTTGACCACGTTCCTGATGTGGTACCTCGCGACCGTCGGCATCGCCATCGAGGTCGTCGTGTTCCTCATCCCGTGGTCGCTCGGCCTCATCTCGGAGGTCAATCCGCTCTTTACCCGGACGCTGTTCTGGTACTTCGGTCACCCGGTCGTCTACTTCTGGCTGATGCCGGCGTACCTAATCTGGTACACCATCCTGCCGAAACTCTCCGGCGGTCGGCTGTTCTCGGACCCGCTGGCCCGCGTCGTGTTCGTCCTGTTCCTGCTCCTGTCGACACCGACGGGGATTCACCACCAGTACGTCGATCCCGGCATCCCCGAGGGCTTCAAGTTCGTCGCGATGACGAACACGATGTTCCTGCTCCTGCCGAGCCTGCTGACGGCGTTCACCGTCGTCGCGAGCATCGAACACGGGGCACGGCAGAACGGCGGCGGCGGCCTGTTCGGCTGGCTGAAGAACCTGCCGTGGGACAACCCCGCCTTCTCCGGCTGTACGCTCGCGGGCCTGATGTTCGCGGCCGGCGGATTCTCCGGTATGATAAACGCCGGGATGAACATCAACTACCTCATCCACAACACGCTGTGGGTGCCCGGCCACTTCCACCTCACCGTCGGGACGGCGTCGGCACTGACGTTCATGGCCATCACCTACTGGCTCCTGCCACAGCTCACGGGCAAACGCATCCGTAACTACACGATCGCGTCTATCCAGCCCTACGTGTGGTTCATCGGCATGTTCCTGATGTCGAACGCCATGCACCGGGCGGGCCTCGCCGGCGTGCCCCGGCGGACGGCCGAACCGCAGTACCCCTCGCAGGGCATCACCTTCGAGGGCGTCGTCGGCGGCGTCTCGGAGATGCGACTGCAGATCGCCATCGGCGGCGTCCTGCTGACCGTCTCGCTGGCGATGTTCCTCTACGTCATTGCGACGACGTGGCTCGGCCCGCGGAGCGAGCGCATCCGCGTCAACGGGCGGATTCCGAAGCCGCTCTCGTCGGCCGACGACAGCCCGCGGGTGCTCGACAACATGAAATTGTGGATTGCCATCGCAGTGGTGCTGGTCCTGCTGACCTACGGACCGCCCGTCGCGAGCATTGTCGCCGACGGCATCTTCGCGGGCGGGAGCGCGCCCGTCCCGGTCTGA
- a CDS encoding winged helix-turn-helix domain-containing protein, with product MVRDPFADEEGPNLQSILDALDDPKCRVIVRSLDEPMTAEEIAEAADVPLSTTYRKLDLLTEASLLREGMEIRSDGQHASQYAVDFEEVVVRLSEEREFEVGVSRVARTADERLQDLWSEVRKET from the coding sequence ATGGTCCGGGACCCGTTCGCGGACGAGGAAGGGCCAAATCTGCAGTCCATCCTCGACGCGCTCGACGACCCGAAGTGTCGGGTCATCGTGCGGAGTCTCGACGAACCGATGACGGCCGAGGAAATCGCCGAGGCTGCTGACGTGCCCCTCTCGACGACCTATCGAAAGCTCGATTTGTTGACCGAGGCGTCACTCCTCCGTGAGGGCATGGAGATACGCTCCGACGGGCAACACGCCAGCCAGTACGCCGTCGACTTCGAGGAAGTCGTCGTCAGGCTCTCGGAGGAACGGGAGTTCGAGGTCGGCGTCAGTCGGGTCGCACGGACCGCCGACGAACGGCTACAAGACCTGTGGTCGGAGGTGCGTAAAGAAACGTGA
- a CDS encoding DUF7521 family protein produces the protein MYPLVHVPSAIVALKTVTLLLGGLIAYFAYSAYRRTDARPLGLLALGFAFVTLGALLAGVFDLALDAPRSSAIIIESGMTALGFAVIVYSLYAR, from the coding sequence ATGTATCCACTCGTGCACGTCCCCTCGGCTATCGTCGCGCTCAAAACCGTGACGCTCCTGTTGGGAGGACTTATCGCCTACTTCGCATACTCGGCGTACCGCCGAACCGACGCCCGGCCGCTGGGCCTGTTGGCCCTCGGGTTCGCGTTCGTGACACTCGGGGCGTTGCTCGCCGGCGTCTTCGACCTCGCACTCGATGCACCGCGCTCGTCGGCCATCATCATCGAGAGCGGCATGACAGCGCTCGGGTTCGCCGTCATCGTCTACTCGCTGTACGCGCGGTGA
- a CDS encoding halocyanin domain-containing protein encodes MNDSDTRPGPSRRSVLRAAAGGATAAALGAGVTGTAVAQDGSFDGWMADVGNYDGSVTDATGQDEVTVGVGTQGNGGAFAFGPPAVRVDPGTTVVFEWTGEGGQHNVVAEAGGDFESELTSEAGFTFEQTFESEGVVKYYCDPHRALGMKGVVVVGGDGDGGGGGGGGTPVPAEYGDWFSNVDNYDGETVDRGGQDEVTIAVGSQGNGGGFAFDPPAVRITPGTTVVWEWTGEGGQHNVVAEEGADFESDLVEEAGYTFEQTFEEPGVITYYCNPHRALGMKGALVVDPTAGGGGGGGEGDGAGEEGGEFTFTPELTGLVGAIVLGVASPIVFALFLRSRRDSLGEPEAAGAGEAADKLERIEAEETRTVTAETPDSEPVETLEHDDFDPMGTAGLIVGYFLILVLMWVFMYFVEFLGNGPTIIG; translated from the coding sequence ATGAACGACTCCGACACGAGACCCGGTCCGAGCAGGCGGTCCGTCCTCCGCGCCGCGGCAGGTGGCGCGACGGCGGCCGCACTCGGTGCCGGGGTGACAGGCACGGCAGTGGCACAGGACGGTAGCTTCGACGGGTGGATGGCCGACGTCGGCAACTACGACGGGAGCGTCACCGACGCCACCGGACAGGACGAGGTCACGGTGGGCGTCGGGACGCAGGGCAACGGCGGCGCGTTCGCGTTCGGCCCGCCCGCCGTCCGCGTCGACCCCGGAACGACTGTCGTCTTCGAGTGGACCGGCGAAGGCGGTCAGCACAACGTCGTCGCCGAAGCGGGCGGCGACTTCGAGAGCGAACTCACGTCGGAGGCTGGGTTCACCTTCGAGCAGACGTTCGAGAGCGAGGGTGTCGTCAAGTACTACTGTGACCCGCACCGCGCGCTCGGGATGAAAGGCGTCGTCGTCGTCGGTGGCGACGGCGACGGCGGCGGTGGTGGCGGTGGCGGCACACCCGTCCCCGCCGAGTACGGCGACTGGTTCTCGAACGTCGACAACTACGACGGCGAGACGGTCGACCGCGGGGGCCAAGACGAAGTGACGATAGCGGTCGGCTCGCAGGGCAACGGCGGCGGGTTCGCCTTCGACCCACCAGCGGTGCGCATCACCCCCGGGACGACGGTCGTCTGGGAGTGGACCGGAGAGGGTGGCCAGCACAACGTCGTCGCCGAGGAAGGTGCCGACTTCGAGAGTGACCTCGTCGAGGAGGCCGGGTACACCTTCGAGCAGACGTTCGAGGAACCCGGCGTCATCACGTACTACTGTAATCCACACCGGGCGCTCGGGATGAAAGGCGCGCTCGTCGTCGACCCGACCGCCGGCGGTGGTGGCGGTGGCGGCGAGGGAGACGGCGCGGGCGAGGAAGGCGGGGAGTTCACGTTCACGCCGGAGCTGACTGGCTTGGTCGGTGCCATCGTTCTCGGCGTCGCCTCGCCCATCGTGTTCGCGCTGTTCCTCCGGTCCCGTCGTGACAGCCTCGGCGAACCCGAGGCGGCGGGCGCGGGAGAAGCGGCGGACAAACTCGAACGCATCGAGGCCGAGGAGACACGGACCGTGACGGCCGAGACGCCGGACTCAGAACCGGTCGAGACACTCGAACACGACGACTTCGACCCCATGGGGACGGCAGGTCTCATCGTGGGGTACTTCCTCATCCTCGTGCTGATGTGGGTGTTCATGTACTTCGTCGAGTTCCTCGGCAACGGACCAACGATAATCGGGTGA
- a CDS encoding SCO family protein yields MDRRTYLRTVAGGLAAGTVGTAGCSALDGSSSANTTLSRPELDAEPSAYPYPEWSQPIPEVTLPAALSDRQVTTTDVDTPLALTFIYTTCMTACPVLTLALTKAQERAIEGGWAEDVTFAEITFDPDRDTPAAFRQYAEDRNIELDTGTWHFLRPESTTRARTVVDEEFGVPFQRTTPEDMDQYMFTHSTLILLVNADGYVERAYRDGQRAGRQLPDHLERIATA; encoded by the coding sequence ATGGACAGACGCACTTACCTCCGAACCGTCGCGGGTGGCCTCGCCGCCGGCACCGTCGGAACTGCTGGCTGTTCGGCACTCGATGGGTCGAGCAGTGCCAACACGACGCTCTCGCGGCCGGAACTGGACGCCGAACCCTCGGCGTACCCGTATCCGGAGTGGAGCCAGCCGATTCCCGAGGTAACCCTCCCAGCCGCACTCTCGGACCGGCAAGTGACCACCACGGACGTCGACACGCCGTTGGCACTGACGTTCATATACACCACCTGCATGACTGCGTGTCCAGTGCTGACGCTCGCGCTCACGAAGGCACAGGAGCGTGCAATCGAGGGGGGCTGGGCCGAGGACGTGACGTTCGCGGAGATAACCTTCGACCCGGACCGGGATACTCCGGCGGCGTTCCGGCAGTACGCCGAGGACCGGAACATCGAACTCGACACCGGGACGTGGCACTTCCTCCGGCCCGAATCCACTACGCGGGCGCGAACAGTCGTCGACGAGGAGTTCGGCGTCCCGTTCCAGCGGACGACACCGGAGGACATGGACCAGTACATGTTCACGCACAGCACCCTGATACTCCTCGTGAACGCCGACGGGTACGTCGAACGGGCCTACCGTGACGGCCAGCGCGCCGGCCGCCAACTCCCGGACCACCTCGAACGCATCGCCACCGCCTGA
- a CDS encoding sulfite exporter TauE/SafE family protein produces MSLPVLLQSGLADPGTGVSLAVFAAIGLLGGAHCLGMCGPLVTLYADRMARGDGGTTATARDRRGQSRVGWHDIRQHLLFNLGRTVSYAAIGAVMGALGAVLFDAAAVAAIARPVRAVTGLAVGVVIVAAGLGYLVRGSVGHGSSIPGLGRVFSRAYGLVTDRVDDWVGGPRIVGLGMVHGVLPCPLLYPAFLYAVARGSPVEGALSLAVLGLGTVPTLFAYGTVFQSVSARTRVRLHRVLGVAFLVLGYLPLSHGLMLVGIDVPRIPVPVYQPLG; encoded by the coding sequence ATGTCCCTCCCAGTCCTCCTCCAGTCCGGCCTCGCGGACCCGGGGACTGGTGTCAGCCTCGCGGTGTTCGCCGCCATCGGCCTCCTCGGCGGCGCGCACTGTCTGGGGATGTGTGGCCCGCTCGTGACGCTGTACGCCGACCGGATGGCGCGGGGTGACGGCGGAACGACGGCGACGGCCCGGGACCGCCGGGGCCAGTCCCGTGTCGGCTGGCACGACATCCGCCAGCACCTCCTGTTCAACCTCGGGCGGACGGTGAGTTACGCCGCAATCGGGGCGGTGATGGGCGCGCTCGGAGCCGTGCTGTTCGACGCGGCGGCCGTCGCCGCCATCGCTCGGCCGGTTCGGGCGGTCACGGGACTGGCCGTCGGCGTCGTCATCGTCGCGGCGGGACTGGGCTACCTCGTTCGAGGCTCTGTCGGCCACGGGAGTTCGATTCCGGGCCTCGGACGGGTGTTCTCGCGGGCCTACGGTCTCGTCACCGACCGCGTCGACGACTGGGTCGGCGGCCCGCGCATCGTCGGCTTGGGGATGGTCCACGGCGTCCTCCCCTGTCCACTGCTGTATCCGGCCTTCCTCTACGCGGTGGCCCGTGGGTCGCCCGTCGAGGGGGCACTATCGCTCGCAGTGTTGGGGCTCGGGACGGTGCCGACGTTGTTCGCCTACGGGACCGTGTTCCAGTCCGTGAGCGCGCGGACCCGCGTCCGCCTGCACCGGGTGTTGGGCGTCGCGTTCCTCGTGCTGGGATATCTCCCGCTCTCACACGGGCTGATGCTCGTCGGTATCGACGTGCCGAGAATCCCTGTACCGGTGTATCAGCCGTTGGGGTGA
- a CDS encoding cytochrome-ba3 oxidase subunit codes for MDFRPQLLAGVGLVALVPVVVFLVARGESIVAFSVVNTLLIVASLYYMLSPVEGGHDSHATH; via the coding sequence ATGGATTTCAGACCGCAACTACTCGCGGGCGTCGGACTGGTTGCACTCGTCCCCGTCGTGGTGTTCCTCGTCGCACGGGGTGAGAGCATCGTCGCGTTCTCCGTCGTGAACACCCTGCTCATCGTCGCGAGCCTCTACTACATGCTCTCGCCCGTGGAGGGCGGCCACGACAGCCACGCCACACACTGA